The Acropora muricata isolate sample 2 chromosome 5, ASM3666990v1, whole genome shotgun sequence genome includes a window with the following:
- the LOC136917358 gene encoding fibroblast growth factor receptor 3-like, whose amino-acid sequence MDLLGKLLQDLRERRPRTSSKYLDFSIRDTTLQYKELSNLIHFAKKVEVDGGWSDWSQWSPCTNNINGMQMRTRRCVNPKPRFGGKLCAGPNTTVMRGCGERSRCRQEFPVRFLTIEGFSSNGSMEIFNYGTWKYLCVANWDDAERSLVCQTQGYNGSSLEVHSKSGTNSSGNTTHSCENLTKNCEEKINTEIKCSVPVRLAGVNDLNYAGRVEVFYQGKWGKICRNEWDINDAKVVCRQLGFQSALAEFIGMDTKDETISVVMSDVECTGQESVLASCKRLDGKHDKCVDNIGAQALCVLKNRTVLEKKHHVCDLESTEIVKCSSKDPTGHGQNISWYNGSTGVKIKSGGRIELNGLYLKINNIQLDDAGTYECRGVFSTRFYTIYVNTKFIGKTPEQTFISEEPGIIHCSALGNPAPQIKWRRQDGRSLQDDRFIQLENGSLKVKRILREDNGSYICTIRQSRGSDSISEKSQSIIVRVIVPPEVSLSGPYRLVTEGDNVILTCNIIDGVPKPDLIHWFREEISLDENNRIMILRSIKKELEGNYTCEASNAGGSAKDNIEVIVDVPPRLNPDLKDESVSVYLRSLSSITCTESGDPEPNVTWTRNGTYFVNNNTITIKNVSLKDAGKYGCTAENRAGKISATVWIDVTAFPVVDVYPRNQTVLEGRPTCDQSILQLSKTSKSMEGWYTCKAKNKAGDARSNSTLHVLEKPTVTMSSKPLSSLLEGERLILACHASEATNEIRWTKDGVPVNTRANIYSTGSNSTLVIEKVLTSDSGKYSCKAVNKAGSASSFVDITVTDKTTVQWYFIVGPFLAVTALAFAVLYLWKRRIAGIRERPRDVEEELEMGTLVADVDKWEISLKRITLEEVIGSGSFGTVWRAVLSSGNGQPGIQFVAAKCFTPTSGEEGRKSIMKEIGLGKELGDSPQTNVVKFIGCITTQIHPILLMEYLPCGDLLGFLRKSRGIVDQYYRGEGEVANLKTYDLVSFSNQIATGMVFLASRGIIHRDLAARNVLLDRNCVCKVADFGLYYHNFKYGHGNAKKGCVPVKWTAPEVLYGNITNLSSKSDVWSYGVVLYEIFTMGGIPYPGWSEARTIAEVRRGYRMPKPSHIASSLYHLMNTCWQEDPMFRPEFLHLRNRLLEFIEKELYFGLMDQSKYDGSKYSDVEDVVAAVKPPSRNNKWSSLKH is encoded by the exons ATGGACCTCTTGGGGAAGCTGCTCCAGGACTTGCGGGAGAGGCGACCAAGAACGTCATCGAAGTATCTGGACTTCAGTATCAGAGACACGACGCTGCAATATAAAGAGCTGTCCAA TTTAATACACTTTGCTAAAAAGGTAGAAG TTGATGGTGGTTGGAGTGACTGGAGCCAGTGGAGCCCTTGCACAAATAATATCAATGGCATGCAAATGAGGACCAGACGATGTGTAAATCCAAAGCCTAGATTTGGTGGAAAACTGTGCGCTGGACCCAATACAACAGTTATGAGGGGATGCGGAGAGAGATCCAGATGCCGTCAAG AATTCCCGGTACGTTTTCTCACAATAGAAGGCTTTTCCTCTAATGGTTCTATGGAAATTTTCAACTATGGCACATGGAAATACCTTTGCGTTGCGAATTGGGATGACGCTGAAAGAAGCTTAGTTTGCCAAACAcagggatacaatggatccagCCTGGAAGTCCATTCGAAAAGTGGAACAAATAGCTCAGGAAACACCACTCACAGTTGCGAAAACCTTACAAAAAACTGTGAGGAAAAGATTAACACAGAAATTAAATGCTCAG TTCCCGTGCGCCTTGCGGGGGTAAACGACCTTAACTATGCTGGAagagttgaagtattttatCAGGGAAAATGGGGCAAGATCTGCCGCAATGAATGGGATATCAATGATGCCAAAGTTGTTTGCAGACAGCTTGGCTTTCAATCTGCCTTAGCTGAATTCATTGGAATGGATACCAAAGATGAGACCATTTCCGTAGTGATGTCAGATGTCGAATGTACAGGGCAGGAATCCGTTTTAGCATCTTGTAAGCGTTTGGATGGAAAGCATGATAAGTGTGTGGATAACATAGGAGCTCAGGCCTTGTGTGTACTTA aaaacagAACAGTGCTGGAAAAGAAACACCATGTTTGTGACCTTGAAAGTACTGAAATCGTGAAGTGTTCAAGCAAAGATCCTACTGGGCATGGCCAGAACATCTCATGGTATAATGGCAGTACCGGTGTTAAAATCAAGTCAGGAGGTAGAATAGAGTTGAATGGCCTCTACTTGAAAATTAACAACATTCAGCTGGATGATGCAGGAACATATGAATGTCGAGGAGTGTTCAGCACTCGGTTCTACACCATTTATGTTAATA CCAAATTCATTGGCAAAACTCCAGAACAAACATTCATAAGTGAAGAGCCGGGCATTATACATTGTAGCGCCCTGGGAAATCCTGCTCCTCAGATTAAATGGCGCAGGCAAGACGGACGAAGTTTGCAGGACGACAGATTCATTCAGTTGGAAAATGGGAGCCTGAAGGTCAAGCGAATACTCAGAGAAGATAATGGAAGTTACATCTGTACTATTAGACAGTCCAGGGGGTCCGATTCAATAAGCGAAAAATCTCAAAGCATCATCGTTAGGGTCATAG TGCCACCAGAAGTAAGTCTTTCAGGACCATACCGCCTTGTTACTGAAGGAGACAACGTTATTTTAACTTGCAACATTATCGATGGTGTCCCAAAGCCGGACCTAATCCACTGGTTTAGAGAGGAAATTTCTTTGGATGAAAATAACAGAATCATGATTCTAAGGAGCATAAAAAAGGAGCTCGAGGGGAATTACACCTGCGAAGCAAGTAATGCAGGAGGCTCTGCAAAGGACAACATCGAAGTAATCGTTGATG TTCCACCGAGACTGAATCCCGATCTCAAGGATGAGTCAGTGTCAGTGTACTTGCGCTCTTTATCAAGCATAACATGTACTGAAAGTGGCGATCCTGAACCAAACGTGACCTGGACTAGGAATGGAACCTACTTTGTCAATAACAACACTATAACCATCAAAAATGTTAGCCTCAAAGATGCTGGGAAATATGGATGCACTGCTGAAAACAGGGCAGGAAAAATCAGCGCAACTGTTTGGATTGACGTCACAG CGTTTCCTGTGGTTGATGTCTATCCAAGAAACCAGACTGTTCTCGAGGGAAGACCAACT TGTGACCAATCCATTCTCCAATTGTCGAAGACATCAAAAAGCATGGAAGGATGGTATACGTGTAAAGCAAAGAACAAAGCCGGTGACGCGCGTTCAAACTCCACTCTTCACGTCTTAG AAAAACCAACTGTCACGATGTCTTCAAAACCGCTCTCCTCTCTATTGGAAGGTGAACGACTTATACTGGCTTGCCATGCTAGTGAAGCTACTAATGAAATACGATGGACAAAAGATGGGGTTCCTGTGAATACAAGGGCCAACATTTATTCGACTGGGAGCAACAGCACCCTTGTTATTGAAAAAGTCCTGACTTCTGACAGTGGTAAATATTCCTGCAAGGCAGTAAACAAGGCAGGCTCTGCATCGTCTTTTGTTGATATCACAGTCACAG ataagACAACTGTACAGTGGTACTTCATTGTTGGCCCATTCCTTGCTGTAACAGCATTAGCATTCGCTGTCTTGTACCTTTGGAAAAGACGGATTGCAG GAATTAGAGAAAG ACCAAGAGATGTTGAAGAGGAACTCGAGATGGGGACGTTGGTTGCTGACGTGGATAAATGGGAGATATCACTTAAACGTATAACTCTTGAAGAAGTGATTGGCTCAGGATCATTTGGAACTGTTTGGCGAGCAGTTTTGAGTAGTGGAAATGGACAACCAGGCATACAGTTTGTTGCAGCAAAGTGCTTTACAC CCACTTCTGGAGAGGAAGGACGAAAGTCTATTATGAAAGAAATTGGGTTGGGAAAAGAGCTTGGAGACAGTCCTCAGACTAATGTTGTGAAATTTATTGGCTGTATAACTACGCAGA TACACCCAATTCTGCTCATGGAGTACCTACCTTGTGGAGATCTTCTTGGCTTTCTGaggaagagccgtggaattGTCGACCAATATTATCGCGGAGAAGGAGAGGTAGCGAACCTGAAAACGTATGACCTGGTCTCGTTTTCAAACCAGATTGCTACAGGGATGGTGTTTTTGGCATCCAGAGGG ATTATCCATCGTGATTTGGCCGCACGCAACGTACTTCTCGATAGAAACTGTGTGTGCAAGGTGGCGGATTTTGGCTTATATTACCATAATTTTAAATATGGACATggcaatgccaaaaag GGATGCgtgccagtgaagtggacagcgcCTGAGGTTCTCTATGGGAATATTACAAACCTCTCCAGCAAAAGTGACGT GTGGTCCTACGGAGTCGTACTCTATGAGATATTCACTATGG GAGGCATTCCATACCCTGGCTGGTCAGAGGCCAGGACAATAGCAGAAGTACGGAGGGGTTATCGCATGCCGAAGCCTTCACACATCGCCAGCAGTCT